In Paracoccus fistulariae, a single window of DNA contains:
- a CDS encoding AraC family transcriptional regulator, which produces MQPWFETVSIPADRSWLLFDRQLPEFPFNWHYHPEFELTLTVNSRGMRVVGDHVEQYGDGDLVLLGPDLPHAWQSRELLGPGLHRAIVCWFTRDWAEALLALIPEFSPVGTLLAESGRGLVFDRETVAQLRPKMLALGTLPPARQALQLQMILLDLAGAAHRPLSSGQVAVSGMPRDQARMRRVLDWLHAHYDQPLRLAPLCARAHLTASQLQRVFKRSTGMSISRYVLHLRIGRACQMLAQTDLPLTRIAVDCGFSDAAHFSRQFRAVRGMPPSRFRSGFRGINDPADAQGRAHRENK; this is translated from the coding sequence ATGCAACCCTGGTTCGAGACCGTTTCCATCCCCGCCGACCGATCCTGGCTGCTGTTTGACCGGCAATTGCCGGAATTCCCCTTCAACTGGCATTATCACCCGGAATTCGAACTGACCCTGACCGTCAACAGCCGTGGCATGCGGGTGGTGGGCGATCATGTCGAACAATATGGCGATGGCGATCTGGTGCTGTTGGGGCCTGACCTGCCCCATGCCTGGCAATCGCGCGAATTGCTGGGGCCGGGCCTGCATCGCGCCATCGTCTGCTGGTTCACGCGCGATTGGGCCGAGGCGCTGTTGGCGCTGATCCCGGAATTTTCTCCGGTCGGGACTTTGCTGGCAGAATCGGGGCGCGGGCTGGTTTTTGACCGCGAGACGGTCGCGCAGCTGCGACCGAAGATGCTGGCGCTTGGCACGCTGCCCCCGGCACGGCAGGCGCTGCAGTTGCAGATGATCCTGCTGGATCTGGCCGGGGCCGCGCACAGGCCGCTATCCTCGGGTCAGGTGGCTGTCAGCGGCATGCCCCGCGATCAGGCGCGGATGCGGCGGGTGCTGGACTGGCTGCACGCGCATTACGATCAGCCCCTGCGACTGGCGCCGCTTTGCGCGCGGGCGCATCTGACGGCCAGCCAGTTGCAGCGTGTGTTCAAGCGCAGCACCGGCATGTCGATCAGCCGGTATGTGCTGCATTTGCGGATCGGCAGGGCGTGCCAGATGCTGGCCCAGACGGATCTGCCGCTGACCCGGATCGCGGTTGACTGCGGCTTCAGCGATGCCGCGCATTTTTCGCGTCAGTTCCGGGCGGTGCGCGGGATGCCTCCGTCACGGTTTCGAAGCGGTTTCCGGGGAATCAACGATCCTGCAGACGCGCAGGGCAGGGCCCATCGGGAAAATAAGTGA
- a CDS encoding helix-turn-helix domain-containing protein — MHEKFETSHLRAKDRLSYWRDAVCRNLNGITCRCPDETPFNARLVANRTEDHIIARLSGSRHRAIRTEKARREHGDDFFVLFYQLEGPMGVSFNDTEFELQPNDLYIYDGRQNHQLIFESHFNHIAIRVPRYKLRDRWQSLEQRGSFHLKAGTDPMTRLLGANIRAMAGLANEMPPAQLERAIDNAFDLFNGHVSDMAENRSGTAAGHIGGIYARALTFIDRHVADSDLSSELVADHLGISRRYLDRIFQQNGESVHETIQSLRLQNCASELASQEGRFQGIADIAYGWGFQNAAHFSKAFRKKYNQSPSDYRNSLLRPGAIADRAK; from the coding sequence ATGCACGAAAAATTCGAAACCTCGCACCTGCGCGCCAAGGATCGTCTGAGCTATTGGCGCGATGCCGTCTGCCGGAATCTGAACGGGATCACCTGTCGCTGCCCGGATGAAACGCCCTTCAATGCCCGCCTGGTCGCCAACCGGACCGAGGATCACATCATTGCCCGCCTGTCCGGCAGCCGCCATCGCGCGATCCGCACCGAAAAGGCCAGACGAGAGCATGGCGACGATTTCTTCGTCCTGTTCTATCAGCTGGAAGGCCCGATGGGCGTCAGTTTCAACGACACCGAATTCGAACTGCAGCCGAATGACCTGTATATCTATGACGGTCGGCAGAACCATCAGCTGATCTTCGAATCCCATTTCAACCATATCGCAATTCGCGTGCCTCGCTATAAGCTGCGCGATCGCTGGCAGTCGCTGGAACAAAGGGGCTCTTTCCACCTGAAAGCCGGCACCGATCCGATGACCCGGCTGCTGGGCGCCAATATTCGCGCGATGGCCGGTCTTGCCAATGAAATGCCCCCCGCGCAGCTGGAGCGCGCCATCGACAATGCCTTCGATCTCTTCAACGGCCATGTCTCGGACATGGCGGAAAACCGCAGTGGCACGGCGGCGGGCCATATTGGCGGGATCTATGCCCGCGCCCTGACCTTCATTGACAGGCATGTCGCGGATTCGGACCTGTCCTCGGAGCTTGTCGCCGACCATCTGGGCATCTCGCGGCGCTATCTGGACCGGATCTTTCAGCAGAACGGTGAAAGCGTGCACGAGACCATCCAGTCTCTGCGGCTGCAGAACTGCGCCTCGGAGCTTGCGTCGCAAGAGGGGCGCTTTCAGGGAATCGCGGATATCGCCTATGGCTGGGGCTTTCAGAATGCGGCGCATTTTTCGAAAGCGTTCCGCAAGAAATACAACCAGAGCCCCTCAGATTATCGCAACTCGCTGCTGCGTCCGGGGGCTATTGCCGACAGGGCAAAGTGA
- a CDS encoding MarR family winged helix-turn-helix transcriptional regulator, with amino-acid sequence MTKLFNYPAHLIRRLHQISVAIFAAEARATGCDLTPVQYGVLVTLREHPGVDQATLAGLISHDRVTIGGVVARLEARGYVRRKVRADDRRARSLTLTKAGEALLQNVEPVVISAQDRLMSPLDDADQQEFLRMIRIMTETSDKFGRGALHQQMLRAED; translated from the coding sequence ATGACGAAATTATTTAATTACCCCGCTCATTTGATCCGCCGCCTTCACCAGATTTCAGTCGCCATTTTTGCGGCCGAAGCGCGGGCAACGGGATGTGATCTGACCCCGGTGCAATATGGCGTGCTGGTCACCCTGCGCGAACATCCGGGCGTCGATCAGGCAACGCTGGCAGGGCTGATCTCGCATGATCGGGTCACCATCGGCGGGGTCGTGGCGCGGCTGGAGGCGCGCGGATATGTGCGGCGCAAGGTTCGGGCCGATGACCGCCGCGCCCGCAGCCTGACCCTGACCAAGGCCGGCGAGGCGTTGCTGCAGAATGTCGAACCGGTGGTGATCTCGGCGCAGGATCGGCTGATGTCGCCCCTTGACGATGCCGATCAGCAAGAGTTCCTGCGCATGATCCGGATCATGACAGAGACCAGCGACAAATTCGGGCGCGGCGCGTTGCACCAGCAGATGCTGAGGGCCGAGGACTAA
- a CDS encoding DUF1850 domain-containing protein: MSGCLMAGALAIALGPGQDFALTWTHSVEKIGWHESWELTPQGLQLTGAAVRGSGAGMEPGPDARLVDGWLVWEPQLPPIPELVLAASGATGDGWRLCGTECVTLAARAGQPVILKPCPGSSARP, from the coding sequence ATGAGCGGTTGCCTGATGGCCGGGGCACTGGCCATCGCGCTTGGCCCGGGCCAGGATTTCGCGCTGACATGGACCCATTCGGTCGAAAAGATCGGCTGGCATGAAAGCTGGGAACTGACCCCGCAGGGGCTGCAATTGACCGGTGCGGCGGTCAGGGGATCCGGCGCGGGGATGGAGCCGGGACCGGATGCAAGGCTGGTCGATGGCTGGCTGGTCTGGGAACCGCAACTGCCGCCGATACCAGAGCTGGTTCTGGCCGCATCCGGCGCGACCGGAGACGGCTGGCGGCTATGCGGCACGGAATGCGTGACATTGGCGGCCCGGGCAGGGCAGCCGGTCATCCTGAAACCCTGCCCCGGATCGTCCGCGCGCCCTTAG
- a CDS encoding TRAP transporter permease, producing MTETAETTRTAPAAPDMHDPLGAGFPPGQWGRFLFWLAVAFSVFQIALAAHLISLPSQVARAVHVGFLMALGFPLLAYARRMGPLGRALALALAAGGVAVAAYQWIEYYDLLLRAGEPLPRDIVFGVIALIGVFAAAWMLMGPALPILSGLFLAYALFGQYLPSPFNHRGYDFSQVIEHITYGTEGIYGIPIYVSSTYIFLFILFGSFLEQAGMIRLFTDVSLRLVGHFTGGAAKVSVLSSGMMGTISGSGVANVVTTGQLTIPLMKRFGYRPAFAGGVEATSSMGGQIMPPIMGAVAFIMAETLNVEYAEVIKAAAIPAVLYFLGVFWMVHLEAGKRGLRGLDRDQLPSARAALKQGWYLLLPLAVLVYLLFTGYTPLFAGTVGLALTVLLILGSSVVLGLPSGVIRTIFWIILGFVAAAFFRYGIGVIAAALIVLVVICALSQGGRATLAICRDSLAEGARTALPVGIACALVGVIIGVMTLTGIANTFGQYIVGVGQNSLFLSLVLTMITCIVLGMGIPTIPNYIITSSIAGPALLSLGVPLIVSHMFVFYFGILADLTPPVALACFAAAPIAKESGLKISFEAVKVAAAGFVVPFMAVYTPALMLQDGGPLAGAIGYIPAVIYIVTKALIALSLWGAAVIGWMGRPLAIWERALAMIAAFTLVVAMPMTDQIGFALFAAFAAVLWFRRTQVQA from the coding sequence ATGACAGAGACCGCAGAAACCACCCGCACTGCCCCGGCCGCGCCGGATATGCACGATCCGCTTGGCGCGGGCTTTCCACCCGGCCAATGGGGTCGCTTCCTGTTCTGGCTGGCCGTCGCCTTTTCGGTCTTTCAGATCGCGCTGGCCGCGCATCTGATCAGCCTGCCCAGCCAGGTCGCGCGGGCGGTACATGTGGGCTTTCTGATGGCGCTGGGCTTTCCGCTCTTGGCCTATGCCCGGCGGATGGGGCCTCTTGGTCGCGCATTGGCGCTGGCGCTGGCGGCCGGGGGCGTGGCCGTCGCGGCCTATCAGTGGATCGAGTATTACGATCTGCTCTTGCGGGCGGGCGAGCCGCTGCCGCGCGATATCGTCTTTGGCGTCATCGCGCTGATCGGTGTCTTTGCCGCCGCCTGGATGCTGATGGGTCCGGCCCTGCCGATCCTGTCGGGGCTGTTTCTGGCCTATGCGCTGTTCGGTCAGTACCTGCCATCGCCCTTCAATCACCGAGGCTATGATTTTTCGCAGGTGATCGAGCATATCACCTATGGGACCGAGGGGATCTATGGCATCCCGATCTATGTCTCATCGACCTATATCTTTCTGTTCATCCTGTTCGGTTCGTTCCTGGAACAGGCCGGGATGATCCGCCTGTTCACAGATGTCTCGTTGCGATTGGTCGGCCACTTCACCGGCGGTGCGGCAAAGGTGTCGGTGCTGTCCTCGGGGATGATGGGCACGATTTCGGGATCGGGCGTGGCCAATGTGGTGACGACCGGGCAGCTGACCATCCCGCTGATGAAGCGCTTCGGCTATCGTCCGGCTTTTGCCGGCGGGGTCGAGGCGACCTCATCCATGGGCGGGCAGATCATGCCGCCGATCATGGGGGCCGTGGCCTTCATCATGGCCGAGACCCTGAATGTCGAATATGCCGAAGTGATCAAGGCTGCGGCCATCCCTGCGGTGCTGTATTTCCTGGGTGTCTTCTGGATGGTCCATCTGGAGGCCGGTAAACGCGGCCTGCGCGGTCTGGACCGCGATCAGCTTCCCTCGGCCCGGGCGGCCCTGAAGCAGGGTTGGTATCTGCTGCTGCCGTTGGCGGTGCTGGTCTATCTGCTGTTCACCGGCTACACGCCGCTTTTCGCGGGAACCGTGGGGCTGGCGCTGACGGTCCTGCTGATTCTGGGCAGTTCGGTCGTGCTGGGCCTGCCGTCCGGCGTCATTCGCACGATTTTCTGGATCATTCTGGGCTTCGTCGCAGCCGCCTTCTTTCGCTACGGGATCGGCGTCATCGCGGCGGCGCTGATCGTGCTGGTGGTGATCTGCGCCCTGTCGCAGGGCGGGCGCGCCACGCTGGCCATCTGTCGCGACAGCCTGGCCGAGGGCGCGCGCACTGCGCTGCCCGTCGGTATCGCCTGTGCCCTTGTCGGCGTGATCATCGGCGTGATGACCCTGACCGGCATCGCCAATACCTTCGGCCAGTATATCGTCGGCGTGGGCCAGAACAGCCTGTTCCTGTCGCTGGTCCTGACCATGATCACCTGCATCGTTCTGGGCATGGGGATACCGACGATCCCGAACTATATCATCACCTCATCCATTGCCGGTCCGGCGCTGCTGTCGCTGGGCGTGCCGCTGATCGTCAGCCATATGTTCGTCTTCTATTTCGGCATTCTCGCCGATCTGACACCGCCCGTCGCGCTGGCCTGTTTCGCGGCCGCCCCGATCGCGAAGGAAAGCGGCCTGAAGATCAGCTTCGAGGCGGTCAAGGTTGCGGCGGCGGGCTTTGTGGTGCCCTTCATGGCGGTCTATACGCCCGCGCTGATGCTGCAGGATGGCGGGCCATTGGCCGGCGCCATCGGCTATATTCCCGCGGTGATCTACATCGTGACCAAGGCGCTGATCGCATTGTCGCTGTGGGGCGCAGCGGTGATTGGCTGGATGGGGCGGCCATTGGCGATCTGGGAACGGGCGCTGGCGATGATCGCGGCCTTCACGCTGGTCGTTGCCATGCCGATGACCGATCAGATCGGCTTTGCCCTCTTTGCCGCCTTTGCCGCCGTGCTGTGGTTCCGCCGCACGCAGGTCCAGGCATGA
- a CDS encoding TAXI family TRAP transporter solute-binding subunit: MTIRFTCAAAIAGAMVFAAPVAKAQEFINILTGGTSGVYYPMGVALSEIYGQNIEGARVQVQSTKASVENLNLLQQGKGELGFALGDSVQYAWEGNEEVGFKKPLDKLRAIAAIYPNYVQIAALSEAGVTTAADLAGKSLSVGAPKSGTELNARAILGGVGLSYEDLGKVEYLPFAESVELMKNRQLEVTLQSSGLGNAAIKDLASSQDITIVSVPEDVVTGLGAPYIAGVIPAGTYKGQDKDVPTAAVVNFLVTHEDVSDETAYQMTRLIFENLDTLRAAHSAAADIKLENAAKDSPVPLHPGAEKYYREQGMLSE; the protein is encoded by the coding sequence ATGACCATCCGCTTTACCTGTGCGGCGGCGATTGCCGGTGCGATGGTGTTTGCAGCCCCTGTCGCCAAGGCGCAGGAATTCATCAACATCCTGACCGGCGGCACCTCGGGCGTCTATTACCCGATGGGCGTCGCACTGTCCGAGATCTATGGCCAGAATATCGAAGGCGCCCGCGTTCAGGTGCAATCCACCAAGGCCTCGGTCGAGAACCTGAACCTGCTGCAGCAGGGCAAGGGCGAACTGGGCTTTGCCCTGGGCGATTCCGTGCAATATGCGTGGGAAGGCAATGAAGAGGTCGGCTTTAAAAAGCCGCTGGACAAGCTGCGCGCGATTGCCGCGATCTACCCCAACTATGTCCAGATCGCCGCGCTGTCCGAAGCGGGCGTGACCACTGCCGCGGATCTGGCGGGCAAATCGCTGTCGGTTGGCGCGCCGAAATCGGGGACCGAACTGAACGCCCGCGCGATTCTGGGCGGTGTCGGCCTGAGCTATGAGGATCTGGGCAAGGTCGAATATCTGCCCTTCGCCGAATCCGTCGAACTGATGAAGAACCGCCAGTTGGAGGTGACGCTGCAATCCTCTGGCCTGGGCAATGCCGCGATCAAGGATCTGGCATCCTCGCAGGACATCACCATCGTCTCGGTGCCGGAAGATGTGGTCACGGGACTTGGCGCGCCCTATATCGCAGGGGTGATCCCGGCAGGCACCTATAAGGGGCAGGACAAGGATGTGCCGACCGCAGCCGTGGTCAATTTCCTGGTCACGCATGAGGATGTCTCGGACGAGACAGCCTATCAGATGACCAGGCTGATCTTCGAAAACCTCGACACATTGCGTGCCGCCCACAGCGCCGCCGCTGATATCAAGCTGGAAAACGCGGCCAAGGATTCGCCGGTCCCGCTGCATCCCGGCGCAGAAAAATACTATCGCGAGCAGGGCATGCTGAGCGAATAA
- a CDS encoding intradiol ring-cleavage dioxygenase — protein sequence MMQKFSDKAAAVQPDGTAGRRALLKALVAAPVALPALTTGAARAGAEISPDLALAAASMGLISSNVCAVMPETTEGPYYLDPELVRQDITEGKPGIPLRMQIQVVTADCRPVGGARVDLWQCDAQGDYSGYANMGSDRDGNTVGQTFLRGTQMADENGVVTFDTIYPGWYRGRTTHIHYKVFLDDSTVLTSQTFLPDALSEYVYLRHPAYTREGQRDTVNSVDGIAAQAGEGAFAAIREQKDRYVAALVVGVDPEAEWDEAGQGMGRPPRRDGQEGGPPPQGGPNAQRDADPAMFPGPAAPTE from the coding sequence ATGATGCAGAAATTTTCCGACAAAGCCGCGGCGGTGCAGCCGGACGGGACTGCCGGTCGTCGCGCGCTGCTGAAGGCGCTGGTTGCCGCGCCTGTCGCCTTGCCTGCGCTGACCACCGGCGCCGCCCGGGCCGGGGCCGAGATTTCCCCCGATCTTGCGCTTGCCGCAGCAAGCATGGGCCTGATCAGCAGCAATGTCTGTGCCGTGATGCCCGAAACGACCGAGGGGCCCTATTATCTGGATCCCGAGCTGGTGCGGCAGGATATTACCGAGGGCAAGCCGGGCATTCCCTTGCGGATGCAGATCCAGGTCGTGACCGCCGATTGCCGCCCGGTGGGCGGTGCGCGCGTCGATCTGTGGCAATGCGATGCGCAGGGCGATTATTCGGGCTATGCGAATATGGGCTCTGACCGCGATGGCAATACGGTCGGGCAGACCTTTTTGCGCGGCACGCAAATGGCCGATGAAAACGGGGTCGTCACCTTCGACACGATCTATCCCGGCTGGTATCGCGGCCGCACGACCCATATCCATTACAAGGTCTTTCTTGATGACAGTACCGTGCTGACCAGCCAGACCTTCCTGCCCGACGCGCTCAGCGAATATGTCTATCTGCGCCACCCGGCCTATACCCGAGAAGGTCAGCGCGACACGGTGAACAGCGTCGATGGCATTGCTGCGCAGGCGGGCGAGGGCGCCTTTGCCGCGATCCGCGAACAGAAAGATCGCTACGTCGCCGCGCTGGTCGTCGGCGTCGATCCCGAGGCCGAATGGGACGAGGCCGGTCAAGGCATGGGCCGCCCGCCACGCCGCGACGGGCAAGAGGGTGGCCCGCCACCCCAAGGCGGCCCCAACGCCCAACGCGACGCCGATCCCGCGATGTTCCCCGGCCCGGCCGCGCCGACCGAATAA
- a CDS encoding ATP-binding cassette domain-containing protein: MLELRNIQVTRGDFSLQANLTVEAGTRNAVIGASGSGKSTLLSVIAGFLAPKAGRVLWNGVDLTDIAPGKRPISILFQDQNLFPHLTASQNVGLGLRPDLRLDDLQQERVAKVLSQVGLDGLSDRRPANLSGGQQSRVALARVLLRARPLLLLDEPFAALGPALKSEMLALLHQIADDMGTTVLMVTHDPDDARALTPGTILIDKGVAHQPVATELLLQNPPAGLKAYLGLGE; the protein is encoded by the coding sequence TTGCTTGAGCTTCGCAATATCCAGGTCACCCGAGGCGATTTTTCCCTCCAGGCCAACCTCACCGTCGAAGCAGGCACCCGCAACGCTGTTATCGGCGCATCGGGATCAGGAAAATCGACGCTTCTATCCGTCATCGCCGGGTTCCTTGCCCCGAAAGCGGGCCGAGTGCTTTGGAATGGCGTCGATCTGACCGATATCGCACCCGGCAAGCGGCCGATCTCGATCCTGTTTCAGGATCAGAACCTGTTTCCGCACCTCACCGCGTCCCAGAATGTCGGGTTGGGACTCAGACCCGACCTGCGGCTGGACGATCTGCAGCAGGAGCGGGTGGCGAAGGTTCTGTCACAAGTCGGACTCGACGGATTGTCCGATCGGAGGCCCGCCAATCTTTCCGGCGGTCAACAAAGCCGCGTCGCGCTGGCCAGGGTGCTTCTGCGCGCCCGTCCGCTGTTATTGCTGGATGAGCCCTTCGCCGCACTTGGCCCCGCCCTGAAATCAGAAATGCTGGCCCTGCTTCACCAGATCGCAGACGATATGGGGACGACGGTTCTCATGGTCACCCATGACCCCGACGACGCCCGCGCGCTGACACCAGGTACGATCCTGATAGACAAAGGGGTCGCCCATCAGCCGGTTGCCACAGAGTTACTGCTGCAGAACCCTCCGGCCGGTTTGAAGGCCTATCTGGGATTGGGTGAGTGA
- a CDS encoding thiamine/thiamine pyrophosphate ABC transporter permease ThiP codes for MAAGVLAIRRGAGGALIAAALAVLILGTLAAVAWQARGFSALSPWDLRAIWFTIWQAIVSASLSALLAVPVARALARRRFPGRALLVTLLGAPFILPVIVAIMGLISVFGRNGLLNEAIRALGLPELSIYGWQGVILAHVFFNLPLSVRLILQGWQSIPAERFRLAESLDFGPRDIARHLERPMLRAVLPGAWLAVFLICLTSFTVALALGGGPKATTVELAIYQAFRFDFDLGRAATLGMVQIAICVLAMLLSRWIAIPSEFGSGLDLGRQISGPPGWRRMLDNAAIILAALFLLWPMLAVTLRGLPQIPQLPAEVWSAALRSIIMALISACLAVTLSLTLALSIAANRSRLIEIAGMLPLVASPLVLGTGLFILLRGSVSPQAMALPVTVAINAIMALPFGLRALIPAARDLRQNYGRLADSLDMHGTARLRLLILPQLARPLGFAAGLSAALAMGDLGVIALFPTDIPTLPLKLYQLMNSYRIADASACAVLLMALSFGLFWLFDRGGRLA; via the coding sequence ATGGCTGCGGGCGTTCTCGCAATAAGGCGCGGGGCGGGCGGCGCGCTGATCGCCGCCGCGCTGGCTGTGCTGATCCTTGGCACATTGGCCGCCGTCGCCTGGCAGGCGCGCGGCTTTTCGGCGCTGAGCCCCTGGGATTTGCGCGCGATCTGGTTCACGATCTGGCAGGCCATCGTCTCGGCCAGCCTGTCGGCGCTGCTGGCCGTGCCGGTGGCCCGCGCGCTGGCCCGTCGGCGCTTTCCGGGCCGGGCGCTGCTGGTCACGCTGCTGGGTGCGCCCTTTATCCTGCCGGTGATCGTTGCCATCATGGGTCTGATCTCGGTCTTTGGCCGCAATGGTCTGCTGAATGAGGCGATCCGCGCCCTGGGCCTGCCGGAATTGTCGATCTATGGCTGGCAAGGGGTGATTCTGGCGCATGTGTTCTTCAACCTGCCGCTCTCGGTGCGCCTGATCCTGCAGGGCTGGCAATCCATCCCGGCCGAGCGGTTCCGGTTGGCCGAAAGCCTTGATTTCGGGCCCCGCGATATCGCCCGCCATCTGGAACGGCCCATGCTGCGCGCGGTCCTGCCCGGTGCGTGGCTGGCGGTTTTCCTGATCTGCCTGACATCCTTTACCGTCGCGCTGGCGCTTGGCGGCGGGCCGAAGGCCACGACGGTCGAGCTTGCGATCTATCAGGCGTTTCGCTTCGATTTCGATCTGGGGCGCGCGGCGACACTGGGCATGGTGCAGATCGCGATCTGTGTTCTGGCGATGCTGTTGTCGCGCTGGATCGCGATCCCCTCGGAATTCGGATCGGGTCTGGACCTTGGCCGACAGATTTCAGGTCCGCCGGGCTGGCGGCGGATGCTGGATAATGCGGCAATCATCCTGGCGGCGCTGTTTCTGCTGTGGCCGATGCTGGCCGTCACCTTGCGCGGCCTGCCACAGATCCCGCAACTGCCCGCCGAGGTCTGGTCAGCGGCCCTGCGCTCGATCATCATGGCGTTGATTTCCGCCTGTCTGGCAGTCACGCTGTCACTGACCCTGGCGCTGAGCATCGCGGCCAACCGGTCTCGGCTGATCGAGATCGCGGGCATGCTGCCCCTGGTCGCGTCCCCCCTGGTTCTGGGCACCGGCCTGTTCATCCTGCTACGCGGCAGCGTCAGCCCGCAGGCAATGGCCCTGCCGGTCACCGTCGCAATCAACGCGATCATGGCGCTGCCTTTCGGCCTTCGCGCGCTGATCCCCGCCGCCCGCGACCTTCGCCAGAACTACGGTCGGCTGGCAGATTCACTGGACATGCACGGAACGGCACGGCTGCGCCTTCTGATCCTGCCGCAACTGGCCCGTCCGCTGGGCTTTGCCGCGGGATTATCCGCCGCGCTGGCGATGGGCGATCTGGGCGTGATCGCGCTTTTCCCCACCGACATTCCCACCTTGCCACTGAAGCTGTACCAATTGATGAATTCTTACCGGATCGCCGATGCTTCGGCCTGTGCCGTTCTGCTGATGGCGCTCAGCTTCGGGCTGTTCTGGCTGTTCGACCGAGGAGGCCGCCTTGCTTGA
- a CDS encoding thiamine ABC transporter substrate-binding protein — translation MKFRLFALACLAATPALAQDKPVLTVYAGDSVTSEWGPGPRIEEGFEAFCNCDLQFVTGDLLPRILMEGSGTQADIVLGLNTDVTARARASGLFAPHGQDTSGLSLPISWDDEIFLPYNWGETAFVYDTTRLENPPDSFQALLDAPEDLKIVIQDPRSSVSGLAMLLWVKAAFGDDAPEAWARLAPKVLTVTKGWSEAYGMFTEGEADMVLSYTTSPAYHIAAEGDETKKAAIFPEGHYFMAELVAQVASTDQPELAQSFMDWVLTPDFQQVIPLANWSLPANLPQEDWPQVMRDLPRPEKTLFYSEDEAEAMRQPALDEWLRAFSQ, via the coding sequence ATGAAATTCCGCCTGTTTGCGCTGGCCTGTCTGGCCGCCACGCCCGCACTGGCGCAGGACAAGCCCGTCCTGACCGTCTATGCGGGCGATTCCGTGACCAGCGAATGGGGCCCCGGCCCCCGGATCGAAGAGGGGTTCGAGGCCTTCTGCAATTGCGATCTGCAATTCGTGACCGGCGATCTGCTGCCGCGCATCCTGATGGAGGGATCGGGCACGCAGGCCGATATCGTCCTTGGCCTGAACACGGACGTGACGGCGCGGGCCCGCGCCTCGGGCCTGTTCGCGCCGCATGGACAGGATACATCCGGCCTCTCGCTGCCGATAAGCTGGGATGATGAGATTTTCCTGCCCTATAACTGGGGCGAAACCGCCTTCGTCTATGACACGACCCGGCTGGAAAACCCGCCCGACAGCTTTCAGGCGCTCTTGGACGCGCCCGAGGATCTGAAAATCGTGATTCAGGATCCGCGCTCTTCGGTGTCGGGTCTGGCCATGCTGCTGTGGGTCAAGGCGGCCTTCGGGGACGACGCGCCGGAAGCCTGGGCCCGTTTGGCGCCGAAAGTCCTGACGGTGACGAAGGGCTGGTCAGAAGCCTATGGCATGTTCACCGAGGGCGAGGCCGATATGGTGTTGTCCTACACCACCTCACCCGCCTACCACATCGCCGCCGAGGGTGATGAAACCAAGAAGGCCGCGATTTTCCCTGAGGGTCACTATTTCATGGCCGAACTGGTCGCGCAGGTCGCATCGACCGACCAGCCAGAGCTGGCGCAAAGCTTCATGGATTGGGTGCTGACGCCGGATTTCCAGCAGGTGATCCCGCTGGCCAACTGGTCCCTGCCCGCCAATCTGCCGCAGGAGGACTGGCCGCAGGTCATGCGCGATCTGCCGCGTCCCGAAAAGACCCTGTTCTATTCCGAGGATGAGGCCGAAGCGATGCGGCAACCGGCGCTGGACGAATGGCTGCGGGCGTTCTCGCAATAA